GGCGCGGCCGCTACCATAAATGGCGCGGATCTGGGGACTCCGGTGTTCGACCTGGCCGACATTCCGGCCGGCGACTACTGGATCCAGCCGTTCGTGAACGTCTACTCGGAGTTCAAGCGGGCGGACGGTCACACTCTATGGATGCACGACGACCAGTGGGAAGGGCAGAACTGGCCGCGCTCCCCCGGAAACATCTACGGCGCGCCGCAGAAGGTGCACTTCGATCCGAGGGCCGCGACGGTCGTGAAGCTGGTCGCCGACAAAGTGATTCCGCCGATTCAGGTCCCGGCGGACAACGAGTACGTGCAGCGATTCAAGTTCCAGAGTCCGTCGCTCACCAAGTTCTGGGGCCGGCCGATCTACCTCGGCGCGACGGTGCTGCTGCCGCGCGACTACAAGACGGCGACGATCAGCTATCCCGTGAATTACATCCAGGGGCATTTCGGTCTTGGTGCGCCGTATGGATTCGACCCGGCGGGGGGCGGCCGAGGAGGCGCGGCGTTCAGAGATGCGTGGTTGTCCGACAACTTCCCGCGCATGATCGCCGTCACCTTCCAGCATCCGACGCCGTACTTCGACGATTCGTACGCCGTGAACAGCGTGAACATGGGCCCGTACGGCGACGCGATCATGAACGAGCTCATTCCCGAGGTCGAGAAGCGTTATCGCGTGATCAGGGAGCCCTGGGCGCGGTGGCTGTCGGGCGGATCGACGGGTGGATGGGAGTCGCTCGCGCTTCAGATCTATCATCCGGACTTTTTCGGCGGCACGTGGTCGTCGTGTCCCGACCCCGTGACGTTCAGCGACGTCGAAGGCGTGAACATGTACAAGGACGTCAACGCCTTCTACAAGAATTACAGCCAGTGGCAGCTCACGCCGACCGTGAACTCGCGCGAGGTCAACGGAGAGATTCGGCAGACGGCACAGCAGCGCTACTGGATGGAGCTGGTGAACGGCACGCACGGCCGCTCGGGCACTGGCCAGCAAGACATTTGGCAAGCGGTGTGGGGGCCGATCGGCGCCGACGGTTTCTTCAAACCGGCGGTGGATTCGCGCACGGGCGCGATCGACCACACGGTGACGCAGTACTGGAGCGACAACTACGACCTCTTGCACTATCTCCAGAAGAATTGGACGACTGTCGGCCCGAAGCTCGTGGACAAGATCCACGTCTACGTCGGCAACATGGACAGTTTCTTTCTCGACCGCGCGACGCGCGAGCTGCAAGCCTGGATGAAGACGACGACGAATCCGCACTACGAGGGGTACTTTGTGTACGGCGATCAGAAGCCGCACTGCTGGAGCGGGCCGGGGACGAGCGCGGACCGGCTGCGGGAGATGGCGGAGTTCGGGCTGCGGAAGATGCCGGAGGGGATGACGGCGGCGTGGTGGAAGTATTGAGGCGAGGGGAGGGGGACGAATGCTGTGGGATCGAGAACTGCCGAACGCCGAGACTGCCGAAGTCCGAGACTGCCGAACGCCGAGACTGCCGAACTCCGAGGCTTCCGGGCTCCGGAACTGCCGAGCTCCGGAACTGCCGAACTCCGAAACTGCCGGGTGCCGACGGGATTTCGGCACATGAAAGCAGCGGAGGTGAGTGTTATACGGCAAAAAGCTCGCAGTATAACACTCTCAATCTCTGATGAGACGTCGGCACTTTGATAGCGCGTCTGAGTCAGGGCGGCATCTATTTCGATGAACAGACATAGCGAAGATCGCGTTCCAACGTTCATGCCCACTCTCCAGGAACAGTTTGGCGCGATCGACATCTACGTCTTCGATCAGCTGCTGCGCGGCAACGTCTCGAAGGGGATGACGATCTTCGACGCCGGCTGTGGCACCGGCCGGAACATCGTGTATCTGCTCCGCGCAGGGTACGAGGACTTCGGCGCCGATCCCGATCCGCAGGCGATCGACGCCGTACGCCGCCTCGCGCCGCACCTACCGGCTGACAACTTCCGCGTCGAATCTGTCGAATCACACTCGTTCCCGGATCTCTTCGCCGACGTCGTCATCATCAACACCGTCCTGCACTTCGCGCGAGACGACGATCATTTCCACGCGATGCTGCAGGGCTGCTGGCGGACGCTCAAGCCGGGAGGGCTTTTCTTCTGCCGGCTCGCGTCCACGATCGGGGCCGAACGTCTCGTCCGGCATTTGCACGATCGCTGGTACGCGATGGCGGACGGCACCGAACGGTACCTGGTCGACGAGGCGATGTTGATGCAGGTGACGAAGGACCTCGGAGCCGAGCTCGTCGACCCGATCAAGACGACCGTCGTGCAGAACCTGCGATCGATGACGACGTGGGTGCTACGCAAACGGTAGCATGCGGCGCTTCTTTCGCCATCGCGCGTAGATTTCAACTAGTCCTCCATCCGGAGCCGTCACAAATGGGCAAGGCTCGACGTAAACGGGCGGCGCGCGCCGCGGTCCGCTCCACGCCTGCTCGACGTGCGTCGCTGGCCGTCCGCACTCGCGCGTTCATCATTGGCGTGCTGCCCGTGGTCGCGATCGTGCTCGGCACCCGGCAACTGCTCG
This genomic window from Gemmatimonadaceae bacterium contains:
- a CDS encoding alpha/beta hydrolase-fold protein, with translation MILPGPSGRAKAKFEIRVPPSVRNEPLTGRVYVVISGDSTREPRSQIGRVGTPLFGRDVERLAPGAAATINGADLGTPVFDLADIPAGDYWIQPFVNVYSEFKRADGHTLWMHDDQWEGQNWPRSPGNIYGAPQKVHFDPRAATVVKLVADKVIPPIQVPADNEYVQRFKFQSPSLTKFWGRPIYLGATVLLPRDYKTATISYPVNYIQGHFGLGAPYGFDPAGGGRGGAAFRDAWLSDNFPRMIAVTFQHPTPYFDDSYAVNSVNMGPYGDAIMNELIPEVEKRYRVIREPWARWLSGGSTGGWESLALQIYHPDFFGGTWSSCPDPVTFSDVEGVNMYKDVNAFYKNYSQWQLTPTVNSREVNGEIRQTAQQRYWMELVNGTHGRSGTGQQDIWQAVWGPIGADGFFKPAVDSRTGAIDHTVTQYWSDNYDLLHYLQKNWTTVGPKLVDKIHVYVGNMDSFFLDRATRELQAWMKTTTNPHYEGYFVYGDQKPHCWSGPGTSADRLREMAEFGLRKMPEGMTAAWWKY
- a CDS encoding methyltransferase domain-containing protein; the encoded protein is MNRHSEDRVPTFMPTLQEQFGAIDIYVFDQLLRGNVSKGMTIFDAGCGTGRNIVYLLRAGYEDFGADPDPQAIDAVRRLAPHLPADNFRVESVESHSFPDLFADVVIINTVLHFARDDDHFHAMLQGCWRTLKPGGLFFCRLASTIGAERLVRHLHDRWYAMADGTERYLVDEAMLMQVTKDLGAELVDPIKTTVVQNLRSMTTWVLRKR